In the Nothobranchius furzeri strain GRZ-AD chromosome 15, NfurGRZ-RIMD1, whole genome shotgun sequence genome, one interval contains:
- the ap4b1 gene encoding AP-4 complex subunit beta-1 — translation MPYLGGKEAVKELRRALSNPNIQADPLRYRNTVLRVIRMMSQGADVSSLFSEMVKACATVDVVQKKLVYIFLCSYATLNPELSLLVVNTLRKDCQDPNPMVRSLALRSMTNLRLPSLVEYVEQPLTAGLRDRAACVRRVAVLGWAKLSNLQPAADLDAAVVNELYSLLRDPDPVVVVNCLRALEEILKEEGGVVINKPITHHLLKRLKDCDVWGQCEVLRVLQRYRPQSDDELFDILSLLDPSLVSPHPPVMAATLSLFLSLCSDLPAVSLAALERVRGPLLSACGSSSREMRFAALCHVQLLLRSVPGLLGEHYKRFFCGYAEPAFIKQRKMQVLVELVNDDNVGMLLDELKGYCTDVSMDTAQTAIAAIGHIGRSYSDRSLEILTGLLTLKQEHITSAVVQTMRDLVWVCPQCSDTVCSALEGCEETLQDDQGRQALLWLLGVYGERLTSAPYTLEVFIDGVRSEASLGVKMELLTAAVRLFLTRPAEMQDMLGRLLHFCIEEERDMCVRDQALLYYRLLHCGIEETRKVLQGRRSDPSLGVLIGRQAEPISQWASSFNTMDALKKAAVETETASRGSPEHVATKLKADLDLPKTLDCCPDDALHSGSDSPGEHPDAPADGVASDITLSLSPSVSPEEFERLWLQRHTSCLEHAEEQGCVWTEETVHCPLLRCCSPQSLQAAMQLVNIQTLAFTPPHTLPWRVFLYTHTQHTHATDSTLVLAQLQQEEEAAEEMGAAGTRGQEVRVTLRQQPTDARALRVFVSVLSSVLHSLSSGSI, via the exons ATGCCGTATCTGGGCGGTAAGGAGGCGGTGAAGGAGCTGCGGAGGGCACTGTCGAACCCCAACATCCAGGCCGACCCGCTGCGCTACAGGAACACCGTCCTCAGAGTCATCAG GATGATGTCGCAGGGTGCTGACGTGTCCAGCCTGTTCAGTGAGATGGTGAAAGCGTGCGCGACGGTGGACGTGGTCCAGAAGAAGCTGGTTTACATCTTCCTGTGTTCCTACGCCACCTTAAACCCGGAGCTGTCCCTGCTGGTCGTCAACACTCTGAGGAAAGACTGCCAGGATCCAAACCCCATGGTCCGCAGCCTCGCGCTGAGGAGCATGACCAACCTCAG actgcCCAGCCTGGTGGAGTACGTGGAACAGCCGCTGACAGCTGGGCTGAGAGACCGAGCTGCGTGTGTCCGACGGGTGGCGGTGCTCGGCTGGGCCAAACTCTCCAACCTCCAACCTGCTGCTGATCTAG ATGCCGCCGTGGTGAACGAGCTGTACAGCCTGCTGAGGGACCCGGACCCTGTCGTGGTGGTGAACTGCCTCCGAGCTTTGGAGGAGATCCTAAAGGAGGAGGGAGGAGTCGTAATCAACAAACCCATCACTCATCACCTCCTCAAAAG GCTGAAGGACTGTGATGTCTGGGGTCAGTGTGAGGTGCTGAGGGTCCTCCAGCGCTACCGGCCCCAGTCAGACGACGAGCTCTTCGACATCCTGTCTCTGCTGGACCCCTCCCTGGTCAGCCCTCACCCCCCCGTCATGGCTGCCACCCTCAGCCTCTTCCTGAGCCTCTGCTCCGACCTTCCTGCCGTCAGTCTGGCTGCTCTGGAGCGAGTCCGAGGCCCGCTGCTGTCCGCCTGTGGGAGCAGCTCCAGGGAGATGAGGTTCGCAGCCCTCTGCCACGTTCAG ctgctgctgcgcTCTGTCCCCGGCCTGCTGGGGGAGCACTACAAGCGCTTCTTCTGTGGCTACGCCGAGCCGGCCTTCATCAAGCAGAGGAAGATGCAG GTGCTGGTGGAGCTGGTGAACGATGACAATGTTGGGATGTTACTGGACGAGCTGAAGGGATACTGCACTGATGTCAGCATGGACACCGCTCAGACCGCCATCGCAGCCATCG GGCACATCGGGCGCAGCTACAGCGACCGGAGTCTGGAGATCCTGACGGGCCTTCTCACACTCAAACAGGAGCACATAACCTCAG cggtggtccagacgATGCGAGACCTGGTCTGGGTGTGTCCTCAGTGCAGCGACACCGTGTGTTCGGCTCTGGAGGGCTGCGAGGAGACGCTGCAGGACGACCAG GGCAGGCAGGCCTTGCTCTGGCTCTTGGGCGTGTACGGGGAGCGCCTcaccagcgccccctacacattgGAGGTGTTCATTGATGGAGTCAGAAGCGAAGCATCGTTGGGAGTGAAGATGGAGCTGCTGACGGCCGCCGTGAGGTTGTTCCTGACCCGTCCAGCTGAGATGCAGGACATGCTGGGAAGACTGCTGCACTTCTGCATCG AGGAGGAGAGAGACATGTGCGTGCGTGACCAGGCCCTGCTCTATTACCGCCTGTTACACTGCGGGATAGAAGAAACACGAAAGGTTCTCCAAGGTCGGAGATCGGATCCCTCCCTGGGCGTCCTGATTGGACGTCAGGCTGAACCCATCAGCCAATGGGCGAGCAGCTTCAACACTATGGATGCTCTGAAGAAGGCAGCTGTAGAGACGGAGACGGCCAGCAGGGGGAGCCCTGAACATGTGGCGACTAAACTCAAAGCAGACTTGGATCTCCCCAAAACGCTGGACTGTTGCCCTGACGACGCGCTCCACTCAG GCTCAGATAGTCCAGGTGAGCATCCAGACGCCCCCGCGGACGGCGTGGCCTCTGACATCACGTTGTCCCTTTCTCCGTCCGTCAGCCCGGAGGAGTTTGAGCGCCTGTGGCTGCAGCGACACACTTCCTGTCTGGAACACG CTGAGGAGCAGGGCTGTGTCTGGACAGAAGAGACCGTCCACTGTCCGCTCCTACGCTGCTGCTCCCCTCAGAGCCTGCAGGCCGCCATGCAGCTGGTCAACATTCAGACTCTGGCCTTCACGCCTCCACACACACTCCCATGGAGAGTctttttgtacacacacacacaacacacacacgccacCGACAGCACGCTCGTCCTGGCACAgctgcagcaggaggaggaggcggcagAAGAGATGGGGGCAGCGGGAACCAGAGGACAGGAAGTTAGAGTCACTCTGAGGCAACAGCCGACCGACGCGAGAGCCCTGAGGGTGTTTGTGTCCGTCCTCTCCTCCGTTCTGCACTctctctcctcggggagcatttAG